CGTCGATCGCTCGACCGACACCGTCGAGTGGGACCCGGAGGACGCGGGGAAAGGCGAGTACGACCACTACATGCTCAAGGAGATCAACAACCAGCCGACGTCGCTCTCGAACACGATCGAGGGCCGGATCGACGACGGCGACGTCGCGCTCGAGGAGCTTCCGGCGGGCACGTTCGAAGACGTCGAGACCGTCCAGTTCGTCGCCTGCGGAACGTCCTATCACGCGGCGATGTACGGCGCTAACCTGCTTCGTTCGGCGGGGATCAGCACGGAGGTCGTTCGCGCGAGCGAGTATGCGTCGATGTCTGGACCCGTAGACGAGGGGACGCTCGTCGTCGCGGTGACCCAGAGCGGCGAGACCGCCGACACGCTCGAGGCCGTTCGCGAGGCGACCGCACGCGGTGCCCGATCGCTTGCCGTCACTAACGTCGTGGGATCGACGGCCGCACGGGAGGCCGACGACGCGGTCTACATCCGCGCCGGCCCGGAGGTCGGCGTCGCCGCGACGAAGACCTTCTCGTCGCAGGCGGTCACGCTCGCATTGCTCACCCAACGGCTCGCGGCCGACGTTCCGGACGCGACCCCCGCAGCGGACCGCGAGACGATGCTCGAGGAGCTGAAAGATCTCCCGGAACACGTTGAGCAAGTCCTCGAAACGACCGACGCGGAGACGCTCGCCCGGGACACCGTCGACAGCAAGTCGTACTTCTTCATCGGCAACGGCCTCGGCCACTCGGTGGCACTCGAGGGCGCGTTGAAGTTCAAGGAGATCACGTACGAACACGCCGAAGGGTTCGCCGCCGGGGAGCTCAAACACGGCCCGCTCGCGCTGGTGACCGACGAGTCGCCGGTGTTCGCGGTCGCCACCGGCAGTGGCGACGGGAAGACGAAGACGAACGCGATCGAAGCCCAGACCCGCGGCGCACCGATCGTCGCCGTCAGTCCGGACGACCATCCGCTGACCGACGTCGCCGAGGTGCACCTGTCGATCCCCGACACCCATCCCGTCTGGGCCGGCCTGCTCGCGAACGTTCAGCTTCAGCTGGTCTCCTATCACGCCGCGGATCTGCTCGAGCGACCGATCGACAAGCCGCGCAACTTAGCGAAGAGCGTGACGGTCGAGTGATCGAGTCGCCGCGATACTGACTGATTTTCGCCGGTTCCGTTCGGTCCGTTCTCTGGCTTCTCGAGTGCACGAGCGAGCACGACTGCTGTCACGTCTACTACTGTCTTCGTGCGGTTTCACCCGGTAGCTGTCCACTCTCGCCGATTGAGATCTCGATTAAGCGTCCTCGCCGTCGTCCGAGTGGCTGGGTCAAGATTTAGTCGTCCGACTATATTGTCTCTGGAATAGCGGGTCGCTGAAGAGTACGTATTTGACAGTCGTGTCGTCATCCCCCGCCGATCATCGCATTCGGACGGGTAAAAGAATATCCGATGGCATACAACAGAAGGGCAATTATCATCGCGATCGGTGTAATGACTACCGCAGGAAGAGAACTCAGGAGGCACAAGAGCTGACCGTGGCTATTGGCGTCTAGACGTAGCCCGCTCCAACAGCGCGAACCAACAGCTCGAGGATGTAGCTTCTCGAGCCACGTCGGTCTCGCAGGATCGGTGTTAGTTTCATCTGAATCGCGATCCATACTCACAGTCCCTTACCGAACGGCAAAATATCATCGAGATATCACGTCTCGGTATCCGTGTTCTCTGTACTGACCGCAACCGGATCTGAGTATGTTATCTACTGCGGATTCCAATAGAGCTGTTCGAGTCAGTGTCGCCCTTCTCGGACTCGTATACCATTTCGACACCTTCGAGGACATTCCCCGAGTGCCGCTCCGCGTTGTTCCTCGGGACGTCTACCTCGAAATCGTACGCGTCGAAACCGACGCTGTCGTCGACCCCGATGTCTTGTGCATCCGATTCGTCCTCGGAATCGGTTTCGTTCCCAGTGTCGTCGTTCCCATCGGTCGGTAACGTATCAAGACAGCCTGCGAGACCAATCCAACCAGCGTGCGTCGAGAGTGACTGTCGGGAGAGCCGGCTCGGCACGGATTTAGCCTCTCGAGCGGACGCGAACCGTGTTCGCAGCGTAAGACCGATCAGATCGTCCGAATAACGCGCGCCCGAAAACGAGGCTACGGGAGCTGCGACACCAGCGCAGTGAGCCGATCAGTCCTCTTCGAGCACCAGCGTAACCGTCTCGTCGTCGCCATCTATCTCGATGTCTACTTCGTCGTCTTCGTAGCCGTCCGCACTCGCGGTGACCGTGTAGTCGCCGTCTTCGACATCGAACTCGGCTTCGCCATCGTCGGCGTCCTGTTCCTCGCTCGAGCCGAAGAGATCGGACTCCTCGAGTTTGACGGTAGCGTCGTCGATCGAATCGCCGTCCTCGTCCTCGACGATCGCCGTCAGGGTGTGGGTCTCGTCGTCACCGTCGTCTTCCTCGAGTTCCAGCGTGACCGTTTCGTCGTCGCCGTCGATCTCGACGTCCGTTTCGGCGTCTTCGTAACCATCCGCGCTCGCGGTGACCGTATAATCGCCGTCCTCGAGTTCGAACTCGGCCTCGCCGTCGTCGGCCGCTTGCTCCTCGCTCGAGCCGATATCGCCGTCCACCTCGACTGTGGCATCGTCGATCTCGTCGCCGTCCTCGTCCTCCACGATCGCGGTCAGGGTGTGAGTCTCGTCGTCGTCCTGATCGTCGTCGCCATTCTGATCGTCATCGTCGTCTTGCTCGTCATCGTCATCGGCGTCCTGGTCGTCTCCGTCGCCTCCGTCACCGCTATCGGAATCCCCGTCGTCCGTGTCGGAGCCGTCGTCACCGTCTCCGCCGGTCTCGTCTTCGTCGCCGTTTTCGTCGTCGGACTCCGAACCGTTGTCGTCCGAGTCGATGTCGTCGGCAGATCCTTCGGTGTCTCCCCACTCGTCGTTGACCGCACCGAGCGCGCTACCGAGAGAGGCACCGCTGGCGGCGAGTGCGAGCCCGGCCACCAGGAAGAGGATCCCGCTGACGGTGAGCAGTACCTGTACGCCGCGCTGGGCGGACCGCGTCCGTGTCGGTTGCTGGTTGACGTTGGGGCACATTGTTGAAAGTAGATGAAAGTCTGAATTACGTGCTCGTCGAGTCGTCCGTTCGTGATGTCTCCGACCGCTTCACAGCCAGTCGTCGTCGGCTTGTCGTCCGACTGAGAGCCGTGCTTGCGAACTGGTTCGGTGGCGTGACTGCGGGTTGATTCGCCGAAAAGCGAACCGGAGGGGCGGTCTGTGCACGCCGGTGAGCGGAATACCCACCGCGTACGAGAGAGATGACGTTCACTACCCGTTCGTTTCGTCTTTTGGGGGTTCACTATACCGCAGATAAGACCGTTTCGTCGGGTGAAACAGTCCGTAACGGTACTGAAGCAAGCGGAACAACGCAGGACGATATCGTCATTGGGACGGTACTCGAGGGCCGACACGCCGGCGAGGTCTCCGTCTATAGCGGCCGGGACACCGATCGACGTGGCGTCACACCGAACGTGTCGACGTGTTGTCGTCGAGCGGATCCGTCGATCCGAATGCATGAGTGGCGCTCCGCCTCGTGCGGCCCTCGAGCGGATTACGGTCGGTCAGGCCGAGGCGATCGATTTCGAATCAGGGCTGCTCTATGGCGATTATACAGAGGATAACGGTCACGGTGGACCCGACGTGTCGCGTGGATGAGCCGTGGAGCGCGTTCCTATTTCGCGAGTCGGTGGTCGTTCACCCGGTCGAACTGGGTATGAGTGATCGTGTCACGAACGGATCGAACCAGGCCGAGTGCTGACGTGCCAAGAACGGCGAAACAGCAGATCGCGAGGCTGGTGGGCGACGGGCGGTTTTTCGTGGCCTCCCACCCGTACCGAAGTGCCCGCCGTCGGTTGTCGCGCTCGATCTCCGTCCACCCCCAGGAGAGGTGTCGGTCGTACCGCAGTTGCCGTTCGATTTCTGGGTGGCGGTCGATCTCCTCGCGGTACTTCGACCAGATCTGCCCGAAGATATCCGCGGTCCCGTCGAGTTCGAGTTGCAGGCGATCCGTCCGCTCGATCGCGGCCGCCGCCGACACGTTCGAGTCATGGAAGTGCCGAACGACCAGTGGCTCGTCTACGTACTCGTACTCGTACTCGCGGGCGATCCGAATCGCGTGATCCCAGTCTTCTCCGCAATCGAAATTCGTATCGTAGTCTCCGACCGTCTCGAAACAGTCGGCGCGGATCATATGACTCGAGTAGGGTTTGAGATCGAACTGCGCGAGGATCTCCGGATAGATATCGCCGCGGATCGACGGCGTGTAGGTACCAACTGTTCGGTCGTTCTGGCGGACGAGACCACCGGTGTAGACGACGCCGCAGTCCGAATTAGCCTCCATGACGGCGAGCTGTTTTTCGACCTTCCGGGGGTCCCAGCGATCGTCGTCGTCCAGAATACAGACGTACTCGCCGTGGGCCCGCTCTATCGCTAGGTTTCTGCTCGCCGCGATTCCGAGTCGCTCGTCGTTGTAGAACGGCCGAACGCGGTCGTCGTCGTCGTACTGCTCGAGGACGGCCCGCGTCTCTTCGACGGGCGGATCGCAGACGATCACGACTTCGATCTCGTCGTGGGTCTGGGCGAGCGCTGTTTCGATTGCACCCTCGACGAACGAGTGGCGGTCGTAGGTGGGAATAATCACGCTGACGAGCGTCACGACCGTGACTCACCCGTCGAACGTCGCTGGTGGAGAGCGGTGTGCCTACGCGCAACTGAACACATATCATGAACCATCGTCCAGGAATACTTATCCGTGAACGTGATTCTCAGGAGGTGATGAGACCTTGCTGTGGGTATCGTTCGATTTATGAACAAAGTCGGGCTAATCGACCATAATTCGGGCGGGGACGGGACGGGACGGCCGTTCGTAGCGGGACTGCGAAACCGTCTCGAGCCAGCTACTGTGCGTCTCCGGTGACGGTCGTCTGCAGAATGCTGTCCCTACTTTTTGCGGTTCGTCCTAACTGACTGAACAACGGTCGAGACTGACATCATTTCCGATCACTATGAACGGACACAACACACACGGTGAGCCGCGAGGAAATGGCGCGGAGGGCGGGAAGTGGGCTATAGATGCGGGCGAGTGGCCGCAGGTGTCGGTCGTCGTCCCCGTCTACAACGATCCGACGGGGCTCCGGGATACGCTCGATTCGCTGGTCGAACAGACGTATCCGACCGACGCCCACGAGGTGCTCGTCGTCGACAACGGTTCGACGGACGAAACGCCGACCGTCGCGAGGGAGTTCGCAGACGAGTACGAACAGATAACCGCTCTCGCTGAGGACGAGGTCCAGAGCTCCTACGCGGCGCGAAACAAGGGCATCGAGCACGCGAGCGGTGAGATCCTCGCGTTCGTCGACGC
Above is a window of Natronorubrum tibetense GA33 DNA encoding:
- a CDS encoding glycosyltransferase family 2 protein, with protein sequence MTLVSVIIPTYDRHSFVEGAIETALAQTHDEIEVVIVCDPPVEETRAVLEQYDDDDRVRPFYNDERLGIAASRNLAIERAHGEYVCILDDDDRWDPRKVEKQLAVMEANSDCGVVYTGGLVRQNDRTVGTYTPSIRGDIYPEILAQFDLKPYSSHMIRADCFETVGDYDTNFDCGEDWDHAIRIAREYEYEYVDEPLVVRHFHDSNVSAAAAIERTDRLQLELDGTADIFGQIWSKYREEIDRHPEIERQLRYDRHLSWGWTEIERDNRRRALRYGWEATKNRPSPTSLAICCFAVLGTSALGLVRSVRDTITHTQFDRVNDHRLAK
- the glmS gene encoding glutamine--fructose-6-phosphate transaminase (isomerizing) — its product is MCGIIARIGHGDAAETLLSGLENLEYRGYDSAGIAVQNGSGVKVHKCSGEVDDLKSSLESQPHGNMGIGHTRWSTHGPPTDANAHPHTDTAGDVAVVHNGVIDNYDELRAELQAKGHEFESDTDTEVIPHLIDEYRTETGDSEQAVRRAVETLEGSYAIAAIVDGEEAVYAARKGSPLVLGLDDEEWYLASDVPAFLDHTDEVIYLEDGDIVVLDRDSYRITDLAGTPVDRSTDTVEWDPEDAGKGEYDHYMLKEINNQPTSLSNTIEGRIDDGDVALEELPAGTFEDVETVQFVACGTSYHAAMYGANLLRSAGISTEVVRASEYASMSGPVDEGTLVVAVTQSGETADTLEAVREATARGARSLAVTNVVGSTAAREADDAVYIRAGPEVGVAATKTFSSQAVTLALLTQRLAADVPDATPAADRETMLEELKDLPEHVEQVLETTDAETLARDTVDSKSYFFIGNGLGHSVALEGALKFKEITYEHAEGFAAGELKHGPLALVTDESPVFAVATGSGDGKTKTNAIEAQTRGAPIVAVSPDDHPLTDVAEVHLSIPDTHPVWAGLLANVQLQLVSYHAADLLERPIDKPRNLAKSVTVE
- a CDS encoding carboxypeptidase regulatory-like domain-containing protein encodes the protein MCPNVNQQPTRTRSAQRGVQVLLTVSGILFLVAGLALAASGASLGSALGAVNDEWGDTEGSADDIDSDDNGSESDDENGDEDETGGDGDDGSDTDDGDSDSGDGGDGDDQDADDDDEQDDDDDQNGDDDQDDDETHTLTAIVEDEDGDEIDDATVEVDGDIGSSEEQAADDGEAEFELEDGDYTVTASADGYEDAETDVEIDGDDETVTLELEEDDGDDETHTLTAIVEDEDGDSIDDATVKLEESDLFGSSEEQDADDGEAEFDVEDGDYTVTASADGYEDDEVDIEIDGDDETVTLVLEED